Part of the Nicotiana sylvestris chromosome 5, ASM39365v2, whole genome shotgun sequence genome is shown below.
GATTCAATCATAACCTCAAGCACAATCACCACTATGTATGCGGTATGACATCCGATCACGACCGGACCGGCTAGGCCGTCTCACCACAATACCATGTGGAATGATATCACCCTTTTCTAGCAATCATCTCATCCCAATAAAGGTGAATATTCTCATCATCAATGTCATCCCAAATAAGGGGAATAATCACAATTCACTCATACACCGGCATGTATAGTTTTGGGGTTAGTTTATTTCAACCTACCCTTCATCGGTGACTAACGATACTCTCAAgttatttattattaaaaggactTTCAACGCATTTCAATATCTTTTACACGTCTCTTAATTTCATTAGAACTAGTAGCCCCAAATGTAATATCATTCTTGGCGCGTAAGTCGCATTTCATATTTCATGCTCACCTCTTTTCACATTAAAACATCATCAcgaatcatcaacaacaaagcatTTATATTCAAGACTTTAAGTCCACATGTAAGCAAGTAAGAGCCTATACACATAGAGATTTCTTACACAATTTGGCATAATAGTTTTCTTTAGAAACACGACTTGATGTTATAATATTTATATATGCAATCCATACTTTGAACACATTCTCAAATAGTAACAAAACATAACGAGAACATTTGAAACACATATTGAGCATGTATCTTTTATCACAAAGCTTATTAAGAATAATCAATTTATGATGAACAACTCGATACTTACAAGGTTATTGTGGGGTTCAATTATAAGAGAACAGTTTAGCCACAATTCCTAGCCTCGAGCTTTTTAAATTACTATGATGTTCCAGAATTCTTAGCCACTTCGATCTATTTAGAAATATAgtaaaattgaacacaaattaggaaggagTTCATGGTTCCAGCTCATTTgaacattttatcaaacactaggtgtGCATTAAGGTTTCAAGGTTCTCCTATGGTGGATTCCTTCATCCCACTACCCAAAGTTTATCCAAATGAGCTCAGCAATCCTCCCACTACCCTTACTGGTACATGCATGCATAATGAGCAACTCCCACACCTAAGAATTTCTTCTCTCATTACCTATTTCAAAATTAAATCCCGTAATTGAGGGTTAGGGAGTAGAATCTTACCTCTAGGATGAAGACCCAATGAGTTTTTCTTGTAAATTCTTCAACTTTGAGCAAGGGTTGATGAACAATAACCTTAGGAACTTCCCCTCTCACTCTACACCACTCCCCTCTTAATAAATATCAGGTAGGACCAGCAAAAATAACTCACAAGTTGTTTTTATGAAAATAGAATTGGGTAAAAAATTTTCAAACTTAAAATCTATGAAGTAGGGTCTGCGGTCACAGACCAGACCATAAAACAGGTATGCGGCTCGCAAATGGGATCGCACAAAAGGGTCCCAAAACTGGGTTGTTCGGGTTGGGTCTGCTGAGGTCTGCAGTCTGCAGACCAGTTCTGCGGTCACCTAATGCGCAGTAGAACTCCCCTCCGGAAATCTTCATGCTGGGTTCTGCGGCTGATGTGCAGCCCATGAAACTATTATGCGGCTGCATAATTGACCACAAAATAACATCCAAAATTTTCCCAACTATCTGCTTCACTCTCGGCGGATTTGCGAATCTACGGTCCGCAGACCAGTTATGTGACCGGAGAAAAAGCCCTGCTCTGCCAAAAATTTTGTCCAACTCCCCAACACACTACTCACCCCAAAGAAAAATGAAGCTTGCCATGAAGAATCTCTACAATCATCACCACGTAAGTCTATCTTGGCACCACGAAACCCCGGGTTTTAGGTGAAATatttacggggccttacatcctcccctgcttaagatcattcgtcctcgaatgaagGCCAAAATCTGCCATTAGAAACAAATGTGACTCAGGTGTTATTTAACCTCAATAGTCTCAACTAGAATCATAAGCGATGGATCTCCAACGACATTCTTCAACATGGATAAGTGAAACATCGGGTGCACTAAAGACATCTTTGGAGGTTGTTCCAGCTTGTAAATCACCCGATAAATCTTCTGaatgattttgtacggtccgaTATACCTCAGACTCAAATTTCTTTTCTTACCAAAACGCAttatacccttcatgggggaaacctccAATAATACCCAACAATCCTCTTTGAACTCTGAATCCCTACGGCGCACATCCAAATAGGCCTTCTGATGACTCTTACCAGTTTTCAACCGTTCCATaatgatcttaaccttctccatagcctgatgcacGTGGTCTAGCCCTATCAACTCTGCTTCCCCAAGCTCGAACGACCCAATGGGAGATCTATATCTCCTACCACACAAAGCCTCGAACGGTGTCATTTGAATGCTAGcatgataactgttgttgtaggcaaatttaATGAGTGGCAAATAATCATCCCAGATACCCttgaaatcaagaacacaagTGTGCAACATAttctcaagcgtctgaatagtacgcttTTCCTGTCCGTTAGTCTACGGGTGAAATGCTATACTAAGATTCACCTGAGTGGCCAAACCTTGCTGAACGTTCTTCCAAACAATTAACCGTGAATTGTGCCCCTCGATACGAGATAATAgaaactggagtgccatgcaacctgactatttcttggATATAAAATTGAGCATATTGTTCTACTATGTCTGTAGCCTTAACATGTTAGAAGTGAGCTGATTTCGTGTATTGATCCACAATTACCGAAATTGAGTCATACTTACGAGGCATGCGAGGTAGTCCTACTATAAAGTCCATATttatcctctcccacttccacattggaatttctatttTATGTGCCAACCCACTGGGCCGCTGGTGTTTGgcctttacttgttgacaattcggACATCTCGCCACAATGTTCGCTATATTCCTCTTCATGACATTCAACCATTAGACttccttaagatcatgatacaaCTTTGTAGAGCCCAGGTGCACGGAATATCTATAGGTTGAGCCTCGATCATGATCCTTTCTCGGAGACCATCCACATTTGGAACATATAGACGCCCTTGGTACCTTAGTGTACCATCATTCATGTAAAGAGAAAATTACACGGGCTTATGTTTATGAATCCCTTCCTTCAATTGCACCAACAATGGATCTTCGTACTATTTCTCTTTGACTTCCACaacaagcgatgattcagcctTATTTTGCACAATCACTCCTCCTTCACTAGAGTCTGCAAGACGAACTCCCAAACTAACCAACCGATGAACCTCCACGGTCAATGACCTTTTATATGCCTCCAagtgagccaaactacccatagattTCCAGCTAAGAgcatctgctacaacattagcctttcTCGAATAATACAGAATATCGATGTCATAAtccttgagtaactcaagccatcttctcTTTCTCATGTTCAATTCCTTAAGTTTGAAAATGTATTGAAGACTCTTATGGTTCGTGAATATATCCGCATggaccccatacagataatgatGCCAAATCTTCGATGCAAATACCACCACCGCAAGTTCTAAGTCATatgttggatagttcttttcatgactcctgagttgcctagaagcataaACTATCACCTTGCCATGTTTGATTAATACACACCAAAGTCCAattcttgaagcatcacaatatactacaAACCCATTTGTACCCTCTAGTAGGGTCAACAGCGGTGTCGTAGTCAATGTTTATTTCAACTCCTGGAAACTCTTTTCACAAGCATatgaccattggaacttaaccgCCTTCTGCTTCAATTTAGTATATAGGGAGGCAAGGTTggagaacccccccccccccccggtaaATTTCTTGTAACACCCCGTCTCTAGGCCAATTCATCACAACTGAAATCTTATGAGGATCAACCTTAATTCTTTCTCCGGAaatgacatgacccaagaatgtaaCATATTCATGTCAAAATTCATATTTCAAAAACATTACATACAACTTGTGCTGATATAGAGTCTATAGAGCTGCCCTGAGTTGATCGGCATGATCTTCTCGACTTCGTGAATATacaaggatatcatcaataaacactatcACAAAAGAGTCGAGGAACAACTTGAAAAATCGATTCATAAGATCAatgaaagttgctggggcatttgttagcccaaaagacttTACCAGAAATTCAATGTGCCCAAGACGGGTTTTAAAAGCTAattttggaatatcctgctccctaatCATCATCTGGTGATACTCGGAtcttaaatcaatcttggagaaatacttatTACCCTTCAAtcggtcaaacaaatcatctatccttGGAAATGGGTACTTATTTTTTATTGTGACCTTGTTGAGTTgccgatagtcaatacacattcttagTGACCCATCCTTCTTTCTTACGAAGAGAATCAGTGCGCCCCAAGGCACACTCGACCGAATTAAACCCTTCTCtaacaaatccttcaattgttcctttagcaCCTTCAATTCTGTTGGTGCCATTCAAtaaggtggaatagatataggctgcgTGCCCGACATCACGTCAATCTCAAAATCAATTTCCCTGGGAGCTCGAGCTTTTTAAGTTACTACAATGTTTCGGAATTCTTAGCCACTTCGATCTATTTAGAAATATAATAAAATTGAACAGAAATTAGGAAGGAGTTCATGGTTCTGGCTCAttagcattttatcaaatactaggtGTGCATTAAGGTTTCAAGGTCCTCCTATGGCGGATTCCTTCATCCCTACCCAAAGTATACCAAAATGAGCTCAACAATCCTTCCACTACCCTTGTGGTACATGCATGCATAATGAGCAACTCCCACACCCGAGAATAGCTTTTCTCATTACGTATTTCCAAATTAAATCCCGGAATTGAGCGCTAGTGCGTAGAATCTTATCTCTAGGACGAAGACCCCCTGAGATTGTGAATTTCTTAACCTTGAGCAAGAGTTGATGAACTATAACCTTAGGAACTTCCCCTCTCACTCTAAACAACTCCCCTCTCTCTCTAAATATTAGTTAGGACCAACCATAATAACCACAAGTTGTTTTTATGAAAATGGGATTGGGTGAAATTTTTCAAAACTTAAACTCTACGAAACCGGGTCTGCGTTCGTAGACCGGACAACAAAAAAGGTATGCGTCCCATAAAAGGGACCGCAAAAAAAAGGTCCTAAAACTGGGATGTTCGGGTTGGGTTTTGCGGGAGGTATGCGGTCCACATACCAGTTCTGCAGTCTTGCAGACCAGTTCTGCGGTCACATAATATGCCTCAGAACTCCCCTCCGGAAATCTTCATGCTGGTGACCGCAAAATAACATCCAAAATTTGCCCAACTCTCTACTTCACTTTGCGGGATCTACGGTTCGCAGACCAGTTCAGCCACTGCAGAATGGACCGCAGAAAATGCCTTGCTCTACAAAAAATTTTCTCCAACTTCCCAATGCACTGCTCAAACCAAAATATGCATACTGCGACGAGCTTTTGAACCGTGAAGAATCTCTACAATCATCCCCACGTAAGTCTATCTTGGCCCCACGAAACCTTGGGTTAATTTTTACCGGGCTTTACATCCTCCCTCACTTAATattattcgtcctcgaacaagggTCAAAATATGCCATTAGAAACCAATGTGACTCAGCTGCTATTCCATACATCAACAATTCCGAATTTTtgactaactccctaaattttcaaattttttgctAGAGTTTCCCCTGTaagggcctatccacctgtcagggAATCCCAAAAACCAACCCTAACAACATATACATGAACCAACGACGCAACATAACATATAAATAAGGCCATTCATGGCCTCACGAGCAGTATATTACCAAAAAGGAACACCCTTAACATCAACTGTACAAATGATACATAATTCACACAAAAAAATTTGATAGAATCgattacatgactattcaaacaattgagggtacttcttcttcatttcttccttggCCTCCCAGGTGGCCTTTTCAACCTGTTAGTTTCGCCatagtactttcacggaggcaatttcTTTATTCTCGGCTTACGGACGtgcctatcaagaatggaaaCTGGAATTTCTCAATTCCTTTTTAACCTCAATAGTCTCAACTGGAATCATAAGCGACGGATCTCCAACCACATTCTTCAACATGGATAAGTGAATCATCGGGTGCATTAAAGACATCTCTGGAGGTAGTTCCAGCTTGTAAGCCACCCGatcaatcctctgaatgattctgtacggtccgacatacctcggactcaacttccctttcttacCAGACCGCATTATAACTttcatgggagaaaccttcaagaatacccaatcatcctctttgaactccaaatccctGCGATGCATATCTGAATAGGACTTCTGACAACTTTGTGCAGTTTTCAACCGTTCTATAGTTATCTTAACCTTCAATATAGCCTGATGCATGAGGTTTGGCCCTATCAACTCTGCTTCCCCAATCTCAAGTcacccaatgggagatctacatATTCTACCATACAAAGTCTCGAACGATGCCATTTGAATGATAGGTGAAATCTCTACAATCATCACCACATAAGTCTATCTTGGCACCACGAAACCCCAGGTTTTAGGTGAAATTTTTACGAGGCCTTACAACATTATGCAATTTGGGAATAAATTTACTAGCTTGAATATACCACCTCAATAGTGATTCAAGTTTGAACTACACATGATGGAGTTTTGTAAGAATAGGAAATTCCGATACTAGAAGAAGAGTTTAGCCTTCATACCTCGAAAGAGCTTTTTGTGGTATAACAATAACGTCCCGACACTCCTAACGATGCCAATCTTTTAGACACCCTAGCAAGTTCCTCTTGATGAAATTTTAAGGCTTGATCTAAGTTGAGTAGTTAAATTCTTGAATCCTCCCCTTTCTCTCACTAAAATAGCTCTATCCTCTCTCTAAAATATCAGATAACCCCTCAATAATGACCCCTATATCTagataaaatgaaatggggttGGGTTATGGAATTATAAAAATGAAGCCCCAATGCAGATCTATGGTCCGCAAAATGGACTACATAATGGCCTCCGAAATTGGGAATTGCTGTACAGGTATGCTAGAGGTTTGTGGTTCGCAGATCGATTTTGCAGTCGCATAAGGGACTATAGAACCTCCTTCCGAAATTTCTCATACTGGTTCTATGACGGATGTGCTACCTGCGAAAcgcttatgcgatcgcatagctgaCCACAAAACAACCTCCAAAATTGGCTCATTTCTCTACTCCACTCTGCGACAGATCTACGACCCACAAAACGATTCCGCGGTCGCATAGTGGACCGCAGAACTGCCATGTTTTGCAAAGCTTTTCCTTCAACTCCCCGATGTACTGTACATCTCAAAAAGTCTATACCGCGGAACAATCCTCAAACATATTAGCTTACCTCAGTACCACGGAACCCTAGGTTTTTGGGTAAATTTTACGGGGCTTTACAAAAGGTGTATCGGTTGGGATTCCCCTTACCCTAGATTGTCCGAGTACAACTTCAATGTCAGCATAAGAGAGTTGGTGTCAGGGATGAAGAACATTGAGGAAGCACGGTTCCTGAGGTCGATGAGATCCCAACCCAGTTAGAGGGATCCTAATCTATGGTGTGAATATCATGGTACTAACAGTCACCGGAACGGGGACTGCTGACATCTATGATAGGAGGTGGTGACATTGCTAAAACCAGGGATCTAAAAGAGTTCATAAGTGACTGGGCTAAGAATAACTACGGCCGCAATCGGGATAACGCGAAACCCGCAAAGGCATGAGAAGATCCTTCTCATTTAACGATCAACATGATCTTTGGAGGGAATGAGATTAATGGTATAACCTTTTCAGCAGCAAAAAAAGACAAAGGTATCGATGACCCGTAGCAAGAGACTCTGGGAAGTCGCTGAGGAAGATACCACATTCATGGAGGAGGATGTCGATGGACTCCTACTACCGCACAACGATGCCATGGTAATTTCTTTTAATGTTTTAGATTTCAAAATTAAACGTGTTTTGGTAGACCCTAGGAGTTCAGGCAATATTATCCAATGGAGAGGGTTGGAACAAGACAAGATAACCGGAACCTTCATTCTATCCCTAAAGCTCCTCGCCAGGTTCAACTTAGCAAGTGTGACAACCCGAGGGGAGATCCTGCTGCCCAAGAAAGCAAAAGGGGTCATAAAGACGAATATGTTTGAAGTAGTAGATGGTGACATGGGCTATAACATTATTCTTGGAAGGCCATGGCTGCATGAGATGAAGGTTGTGCCATCAACATACCATCAACTTTTGAAATTTCGAACTCCCgagggaattaaacaaataagggGAGATCAGCGGCAAGGAAGATGAACGCAATCTCAGTTTCCAGTAGTAAAGGGAAGGAATAGTCGGCATAGCAGTTACAGGAGCCGACACTTGCTCTTGATCTGAACGATGTCGACAAAAGGGGGAGTCATCGAAATCATATCAGATACCAAGATATTTCTAGGTACTAGAAGAAACGGACGCAACCAAATCCACA
Proteins encoded:
- the LOC138868922 gene encoding uncharacterized protein codes for the protein MHQAILKVKITIERLKTAQSCQKSYSDMHRRDLEFKEDDWVFLKVSPMKVIMRSGKKGKLSPRYVGPYRIIQRIDRVAYKLELPPEMSLMHPMIHLSMLKNVVGDPSLMIPVETIEVKKELRNSSFHS